acaggtgcagctgctggttgtacttggggttgcggattcggggttcccagcgaggtctgaagctgatcaaagcgggaagccagatcctgaaggaaacgcatcacctgatcctgattagcttcatgcgtctcgagtctgcgaacaatgcactgtaatggatcatctgcggggagcggcatgtcggccggattcatggctgttcaaactgtcaggtcacctgaggccaggtgacaagtgcacccggtaggggtcagggatgcaccacagggaagtgaatcctatggccgactgctgctagcagagacgaagcgtgaacctaagatcacccagggcgcggagtctaagacccagtcttgtattcaccagagcctttgatggtaaggatggtcttggccgcgactgggtccaggtcgcatccccgagattcctcaagtcacactccgcagggagaaaggggaagcagtcagcaggacaaaccgtggtgatgggcaagccgaggtcagggcaacaggcagacaaggataaccgtggaacatgcaaatagtcaggggcacaggcagacagggaagtcggggacaagccaaaacggtacacggaagatgatcgtagcactctgcaaccaggaactagcgattacactgcagacaggaactaagcataggaacactgttgaacagcactgcagacctgtagagcaacggttaatataggcttcctgggatggactagggtggagccatacaggaagaggaagtgataaaaagggaaaccagaacagggtcagcctctaatgaatacatggagatcaggtaagcagacagacttgatgcatattcatgacaggcgCCGGAGCCGATCGGAACAACTCAGATCCCGAGGgtttcagccaagctgtcccaaatatttctgaggctctccggcgccccccccacctctggccacatgcggtattgcatgccatagaagtcaatgcggaaccaattattttcgtttccgttgacttctatggggaaactcgctttcatatgcaagtactttggatatCAAGCATTCGCCTGGGACGGATTTTTCTCGTAttttgaggttccactgtatagatcCACTTTAATATGGTCTTCCTTGGCAGGTGTTCCAGAAACGTCTGGATGGCTCGATGGACTTCCAGCAATCATGGCAGGACTATGTGAATGGGTTCGGGAACGCCGATGGGGAGTACTGGTTGGGTAAACTCTTTTCTCTAATATCTGTCCAATCTCTTCCGTCATTCCTCACATATTGGATGGACAATCATTAACAGGCTGTACATGTTTCCCAATCTGGGATCAGCCAATGGCAGGAAGAGTTGAGTATAAGTCAATTTTCCCTTTGCAAATACATTTTTCCAAACCATGGTTAATGAGGTGAAGAAGTATgaacttcaatcatccaatcatgtacaagcagaaattatttttttctccactCATGATTGGGAATTCTTTAAGACTTTAGTTACATAACGGGGCAAATTTCTTAGTCATGGGACCTCTGACTTGAAGGGAAGATCTCTGACTCGAGGGGAAGATCTCTGACTTGAAGGGGAATCTCTGAAGTGATTGGGAGGCTCTGaaatgatgggaggacctctgactcGAATGAAAGATCTCTGACTTAAAGGGGGGATCTCTGACTTTAAGGGGGTGGCTCTGAAGTGATGGGGGACTTCTGACTTGAAGGGGAGCTCTGGCTTGAAGGGGGATCTCTAAAATGATGGGAGATCTCTGACTTGAAGGGGGGACCTCTGACTTTAAGGGGGTGGCTCTgaagtgatgggaggacctcttacTTGGAGGCTGGCTCTgaagtgatgggaggacctcttacTTAGAGAGGGGCTCTgaagtgatgggaggacctcttacTTGGAGGCTGGCTCTgaagtgatgggaggacctcttacTTGGAGGCTGGCTCTgaagtgatgggaggacctcttacTTGGAGGCTGGCTCTgaagtgatgggaggacctcttacTTAGAGAGGGGCTCTgaagtgatgggaggacctcttacTTAGAGAGGGGCTCTgaagtgatgggaggacctcttacTTGGGGGCTGGCTCTGAAGGGATGGGGGACTTCTGACTTGAAGGGGGAGCTCTGGCTTGAAGGGGGAGCTCTAAAATGATGGGAGATCTCTGACTTGAAGGGGGACCTCTGACTTTAAGGGGGTGGCTCTgaagtgatggggggacctctgacttTAAGGGAAGATCTCTGACTCGAGGGGAAGATCTCTGACTTGAAGGGGAATCTCTGAAGTGATTGGGAGGCTCTGaaatgatgggaggacctctgactcGAATGAAAGATCTCTGACTTAAAGGGGGGATCTCTGACTTTAAGGGGGTGGCTCTGAAGTGATGGGGGACTTCTGACTTGAAGGGGAGCTCTGGCTTGAAGGGGGGATCTCTAAAATGATGGGAGATCTCTCACTTGAAGGGGGGACCTCTGACTTTAAGGGGGTGGCTCTgaagtgatgggaggacctcttacTTGGAGGCTGGCTCTgaagtgatgggaggacctcttacTTAGAGAGGGGCTCTgaagtgatgggaggacctcttacTTGGAGGCTGGCTCTgaagtgatgggaggacctcttacTTGGAGGCTGGCTCTgaagtgatgggaggacctcttacTTGGAGGCTGGCTCTgaagtgatgggaggacctcttacTTAGAGAGGGGCTCTgaagtgatgggaggacctcttacTTAGAGAGGGGCTCTgaagtgatgggaggacctcttacTTGGGGGCTGGCTCTGAAGGGATGGGGGACTTCTGACTTGAAGGGGGAGCTCTGGCTTGAAGGGGGAGCTCTAAAATGATGGGAGATCTCTGACTTGAAGGGGGGACCTCTGACTTTAAGGGGGTGGCTCTgaagtgatggggggacctctgacttTAAGGGGGTGGCTCTgaagtgatggggggacctctgacttTAAGGGGGTGACTCTGAACTGATGGGGAGGACCTCTTACTTGGAGGCTGGCTCTGAAGTCATGGGAGGACCTCTTACTTAGAGAGGGACTCTgaagtgatgggaggacctcttacTTAGAGAGGGGCTTTGAAGTGATGGAAGGACCTCTTACTTAGAGAGGGACTCTgaagtgatgggaggacctcttacTTGGAGGCTGACTCTgaagtgatgggaggacctcttacTTGGAGGCTGACTCTGAAGTGATGGGGGACTTCTGACTTGAAGGGGAGCTTTGGCTTGAAGGAGGGAGCTCTGAATTGATGGGGAGGACCTCTgacttgaagggggggggggctctgatgtgatggggggacctttgATGTACAGTGAATGTCATCAAGGGGGTTGTGTGCTTTTCCCCAGGTTCCCCATTGATAGGTATTTGCCTGTTATACATTGTAGACTAAGGGGGTCTTGGGACTTGCACACCTTTATAGGGATCTGGTTCCTTCCTCTGGGCTCTTGCCTGTACATGTTGCCATCTTTTCTATTTCGGTTCCAGGGTTACAGAACATTTACCTGTTGACAATGAACAGAGAGTATGAACTGAGGGTGGAGCTGGAAGACACGTTGGGGGACACAGCCTTCGCCCAGTATGGCAACTTCAGCCTTTCCCGTAATGCCCTGAACCCGGAGAACGATGGATACAGGCTGTACCTGGGAGCGTTCACTGATGGTGAAGCAGGTAACCCACCTTGGCCATGGTGTCTTTGGGAAACACGGAACCCATTAGAACCCCCAGCTGTAATTTTATTAGGAAAGTGCAAATTTGAATTGAGGCCATGGGGGCGTCCACCTACAA
The Rana temporaria chromosome 6, aRanTem1.1, whole genome shotgun sequence DNA segment above includes these coding regions:
- the LOC120942581 gene encoding microfibril-associated glycoprotein 4-like isoform X2; translated protein: MKILMIFFLWQFHRVSGSPAHPSPAITHKPEADWFPLDCQEIRDHGQQADGVYIIYPQGAQRPLPVYCDMTTDGRIWTVFQKRLDGSMDFQQSWQDYVNGFGNADGEYWLGLQNIYLLTMNREYELRVELEDTLGDTAFAQYGNFSLSRNALNPENDGYRLYLGAFTDGEADDYEQENQ